The following are from one region of the Planctomonas sp. JC2975 genome:
- a CDS encoding DNA topoisomerase IV subunit B, translating into MATNDYSARHLSVLEGLEAVRKRPGMYIGSTDARGLMHCLWEIIDNSVDEALAGFGTDIEVLLHPDESIEVRDTARGIPVDIEPKTGLSGVEVVFTKLHAGGKFGSGSYSSSGGLHGVGASVVNALSERLDVEVDRDGKTWAMSFHRGEPGVFADKGEPSPNSAFSPFESGSELRVVGKVAKGVTGTRIRYWADRQIFGKNVEFSADDLIGRARQTAFLVPGLTIGLTDARLDVPERTDFLYEGGISEFADYLAPDTAITETWRLTGSGSFVETVPVLNEHGAMLPTEVQRECEVDVALRWGTGYDTVFRTFVNIIATPKGGSHQTGFDQGLMKFFRQQVEQNARRLKVTASEKLEKDDILAGLTGVLTVRLPEPQFEGQTKEVLGTPAVRAIVAKVVADGLASRFSSPKRDDKAQSALLLDKVVSEMKSRISARAHKETQRRKNALETSSLPAKLVDCRSTDVANSELFIVEGDSALGTARRARDSEHQALLPIRGKILNVQKASVSDMLSNTECASIIQVIGAGSGRSFDIDAARYGKVIIMSDADVDGAHIRTLLLTLFFRYMRPMIEAGRVFAAVPPLHRVIAINPGSKPNETIYTYSDKELHAVLGNLKKAGRRWQEPPQRYKGLGEMDADQLATTTMDRTHRLLRRVRLDDAERAAEVFEMLMGNDVAPRKEFIISGSDQLSRERIDA; encoded by the coding sequence GTGGCGACGAACGACTACTCCGCCAGACACCTTTCGGTCCTCGAGGGACTGGAGGCCGTGCGCAAGCGTCCCGGCATGTACATCGGATCAACGGACGCGCGCGGCCTCATGCACTGCCTCTGGGAGATCATCGACAACTCCGTCGATGAGGCGCTGGCCGGGTTCGGGACCGACATCGAGGTTCTGCTCCACCCGGACGAGAGCATCGAGGTGCGCGACACGGCGCGCGGCATTCCCGTCGACATCGAGCCCAAGACAGGGCTCTCCGGCGTCGAGGTGGTCTTCACCAAGCTGCACGCAGGCGGCAAATTCGGATCCGGGTCGTACTCGTCGTCCGGCGGCCTTCACGGTGTGGGCGCCTCGGTTGTCAACGCGTTGTCCGAGCGCCTGGACGTCGAGGTGGATCGCGACGGCAAGACCTGGGCGATGTCGTTCCATCGCGGCGAGCCGGGCGTGTTCGCCGACAAGGGCGAGCCCAGCCCGAATTCCGCCTTCTCTCCGTTCGAGTCGGGCAGCGAGCTGCGCGTCGTCGGCAAGGTGGCCAAGGGCGTGACGGGCACGCGCATCCGCTACTGGGCCGACCGTCAGATCTTCGGCAAGAACGTGGAGTTCAGCGCCGACGACCTCATCGGGCGCGCCCGCCAGACCGCGTTCCTCGTTCCGGGTCTGACGATCGGGCTCACGGATGCCCGCCTGGACGTCCCCGAGCGCACCGACTTCCTCTACGAGGGAGGCATCAGCGAGTTCGCGGACTACCTCGCGCCCGACACGGCCATCACGGAGACGTGGCGGCTCACCGGATCCGGATCCTTCGTCGAGACCGTTCCCGTGCTCAACGAGCACGGCGCCATGCTGCCCACCGAGGTGCAGCGCGAATGCGAGGTGGACGTCGCGCTGCGCTGGGGCACCGGGTACGACACCGTCTTCCGCACGTTCGTCAACATCATCGCCACGCCGAAGGGTGGAAGCCACCAGACCGGCTTCGACCAGGGCCTGATGAAGTTCTTCCGCCAGCAGGTTGAGCAGAACGCCCGTCGACTCAAGGTGACCGCGAGCGAGAAGCTGGAGAAGGACGACATACTCGCAGGGCTCACCGGCGTGCTGACCGTTCGCCTTCCCGAGCCGCAGTTCGAGGGACAGACGAAGGAAGTCCTCGGCACTCCTGCCGTGCGGGCGATCGTCGCGAAGGTCGTGGCGGACGGGCTCGCGTCGCGCTTCTCGTCGCCCAAGCGCGACGACAAGGCCCAGTCGGCTCTGCTGCTCGACAAAGTGGTCTCCGAGATGAAGTCCCGCATCTCGGCGCGGGCGCACAAAGAGACCCAGCGGCGCAAGAACGCGCTCGAGACGTCGTCGCTGCCCGCGAAGCTGGTCGACTGCCGGTCCACCGACGTGGCCAATAGCGAGCTGTTCATCGTGGAGGGCGACTCCGCACTCGGGACCGCGCGACGGGCGCGGGACAGCGAGCACCAGGCACTGCTGCCGATCCGAGGCAAGATCCTCAACGTGCAGAAGGCGTCGGTCTCCGACATGCTGTCGAACACCGAGTGCGCGTCCATCATCCAGGTCATCGGTGCCGGTTCCGGGCGCAGCTTCGACATCGACGCCGCCCGCTACGGCAAGGTCATCATCATGAGCGATGCGGATGTCGACGGCGCGCACATCCGCACGCTGCTTCTGACCCTGTTCTTCCGCTACATGCGGCCGATGATCGAGGCGGGCCGCGTGTTCGCGGCTGTGCCGCCGCTGCACCGCGTGATCGCGATCAATCCGGGATCGAAGCCGAACGAGACGATCTACACGTACTCGGACAAGGAACTGCACGCCGTGCTCGGCAACCTCAAGAAGGCCGGACGCCGCTGGCAGGAGCCGCCGCAGCGGTACAAGGGCCTTGGCGAGATGGACGCCGACCAGCTGGCCACCACGACCATGGACCGCACGCACCGACTGCTGCGCCGAGTACGCCTCGACGACGCGGAGCGCGCGGCGGAGGTGTTCGAGATGCTGATGGGCAACGACGTGGCGCCGCGCAAGGAATTCATCATCTCGGGAAGCGACCAGCTGAGCCGCGAGCGCATCGACGCCTGA
- a CDS encoding alanine racemase, whose product MSEPLPQTYAVVDLARFDANLTAVRSRVAPAETMFVVKNDAYGHGSDVLVPRAVAQGVRWIGALDVETALHIRGIVDPGVRTFAWLLSARDDLAAAADAGVDLGIGDRSVLEAAASAATAQPVRVHLKIDTGLNRNGVRGEDWGAFVARAAELQDEGRILVDGVWSHISEASDDDDDEARRRFDLALAGAEAAGLAPEYRHLAASAASFLRAEFRYDMVRVGAFVYGISPAGGPHEEELGISPVMSLRTHVVERRGDCAVLPLGAWHGVPSIAAGRGRVGVKGRGRLVQQIGTDWMTIAADEDVLVGDDVAVFGPGDVGEPTATEWAELIDTIGEEVVLKVDRRIPRIYR is encoded by the coding sequence ATGAGCGAACCCCTCCCGCAGACGTATGCCGTCGTCGACCTTGCGCGGTTCGATGCCAATCTCACGGCGGTCCGCTCGCGCGTCGCACCGGCGGAGACCATGTTCGTCGTCAAGAACGACGCGTACGGACACGGATCCGATGTACTCGTCCCTCGGGCGGTCGCGCAAGGCGTGCGCTGGATCGGGGCGCTCGACGTCGAGACGGCGCTGCACATCCGCGGAATCGTGGATCCCGGCGTGCGCACCTTCGCCTGGCTGCTGAGCGCCCGCGACGACCTCGCCGCGGCGGCGGATGCCGGCGTCGACCTCGGGATCGGCGACAGATCCGTGCTGGAGGCTGCGGCGTCGGCCGCGACGGCGCAGCCGGTCCGCGTGCACCTCAAGATCGACACCGGGCTCAACCGCAACGGCGTCAGGGGTGAGGACTGGGGCGCATTCGTGGCCCGTGCCGCCGAGCTCCAGGATGAGGGCCGCATCCTCGTCGACGGCGTGTGGAGCCACATCTCGGAGGCCTCAGACGATGACGACGACGAAGCACGACGCCGCTTCGACCTCGCCCTCGCCGGCGCCGAGGCAGCGGGGCTCGCCCCGGAATATCGCCACCTCGCAGCCAGTGCTGCGTCCTTCCTTCGCGCGGAGTTCCGCTACGACATGGTCAGGGTCGGCGCGTTCGTCTACGGCATCTCGCCGGCCGGAGGACCGCACGAGGAGGAGCTCGGAATCAGCCCCGTCATGTCGCTGCGCACTCATGTGGTCGAGCGACGCGGCGACTGCGCCGTGCTGCCGCTCGGCGCATGGCATGGCGTGCCCAGCATCGCGGCCGGTCGTGGGCGGGTCGGCGTGAAAGGTCGCGGCCGTCTGGTTCAACAGATCGGCACCGACTGGATGACGATCGCCGCCGACGAAGACGTGCTCGTGGGTGACGACGTCGCGGTCTTCGGGCCAGGGGATGTCGGCGAACCGACGGCCACCGAGTGGGCGGAGCTCATCGACACCATCGGCGAGGAGGTCGTGCTGAAGGTGGACAGGCGGATCCCGCGCATCTATCGCTGA
- a CDS encoding alanine racemase C-terminal domain-containing protein, whose protein sequence is MTEDSRRLAVRLDRLAQNVRRYRSSSRALIARIDHDGYGLGLVPVARECAAAGAAMLAVADFDEALRLRAAGIDTPTLALRPTGGHVDALGVSVAAGTVAEAEAAAARGADGIHVVVACGDVSRGISPHDRDAFEAIADVAPRVDAVMGVTDGATSPSAASAALETAAELVPGVPRHVHGTRGVLDGYGADDDYVRVGRGLYGIPLRDGTPTGASVARLSGQVVTVKRIAEGEGVSYGYIYRAPSDGTIALVTCGYADGIPRSIGNHATVALNGGRARVIGRVAMDVVVIDLGDLPAKAGDEAVFLGDQGADEPVVADWSAITGLDPVELAAGIGPRVARSYTR, encoded by the coding sequence GTGACCGAAGACTCCCGCCGACTCGCTGTCCGGCTCGACAGACTCGCGCAGAACGTGCGTCGCTACCGGTCGTCCTCTCGCGCGCTCATCGCGCGGATCGATCACGACGGCTATGGTCTCGGGCTCGTTCCCGTTGCACGCGAGTGCGCTGCAGCAGGAGCCGCGATGCTCGCCGTCGCCGACTTCGATGAGGCGTTGCGACTCCGCGCCGCCGGGATCGACACGCCGACGCTCGCGCTGCGCCCGACCGGTGGACACGTCGATGCTCTCGGGGTCTCCGTCGCGGCCGGCACGGTTGCCGAAGCCGAGGCCGCGGCCGCCAGGGGAGCGGACGGCATCCATGTCGTCGTCGCGTGCGGTGACGTCAGCAGGGGGATCTCACCGCACGACCGCGACGCGTTCGAGGCGATAGCGGACGTCGCACCACGAGTGGACGCCGTGATGGGTGTGACGGATGGCGCGACATCCCCGTCCGCCGCTTCCGCCGCTCTCGAGACTGCGGCCGAACTGGTCCCCGGAGTGCCACGCCATGTGCACGGCACACGCGGGGTCCTCGACGGGTACGGCGCCGATGACGACTACGTGCGCGTTGGGCGAGGACTGTACGGCATCCCGCTGCGCGACGGAACGCCGACCGGTGCCTCCGTCGCGCGCTTGTCCGGACAGGTCGTCACGGTGAAGCGCATCGCCGAAGGGGAGGGCGTGTCGTACGGATACATCTACCGCGCGCCGTCGGACGGCACGATCGCGCTCGTCACGTGCGGATACGCCGACGGGATTCCGCGCAGCATCGGCAATCACGCGACCGTGGCGCTGAACGGCGGGCGCGCACGCGTCATCGGCCGAGTCGCCATGGACGTGGTCGTGATCGACCTGGGGGACCTGCCGGCGAAGGCAGGGGACGAGGCGGTATTCCTCGGCGACCAGGGAGCGGATGAACCAGTGGTCGCCGACTGGTCCGCCATCACGGGGCTCGACCCCGTCGAGTTGGCTGCCGGCATCGGCCCTCGAGTGGCACGGAGCTACACCCGATGA
- a CDS encoding glutamine amidotransferase encodes MTDATAGVRILQLYPDELGVTGDAGNVDVLRTRLTRSGIPVTIDHYRPGGQLRPEPDLVVIGNGPLSALRRVLPDAVIHRSTFADWAGRVPFFAVGAGLELLCARIEDPTGTLDGLGIVSATAHRGRKRRVGYAIADTVHGQVIGFEDQATELSGVETPFATIVRDVTGSVTRPDGIRTETLTGTLLQGPLLPLNPGLADRLAAAAAAHAGLEYTPDSSLAEFDRFAARSTERMRTHVSSVFTTIQ; translated from the coding sequence GTGACGGACGCCACCGCCGGAGTGCGGATCCTTCAGCTGTACCCCGACGAGCTCGGCGTCACCGGTGACGCGGGAAACGTCGACGTGCTGCGCACGCGACTGACCCGCTCGGGCATTCCCGTCACCATCGACCATTACCGTCCTGGTGGCCAGCTCAGACCCGAACCCGATCTCGTCGTGATCGGCAACGGCCCGCTGTCCGCTCTGCGCCGCGTGCTTCCCGATGCCGTGATCCACCGCTCGACGTTCGCGGACTGGGCTGGGCGCGTGCCATTCTTCGCCGTCGGCGCCGGCCTGGAACTGCTCTGCGCACGGATCGAAGATCCGACCGGCACTCTCGACGGCCTCGGGATCGTGTCGGCGACGGCGCACCGCGGCCGCAAGCGCCGCGTCGGATACGCGATCGCGGACACCGTGCACGGTCAGGTCATCGGATTCGAGGACCAGGCGACGGAGTTGTCTGGGGTGGAGACCCCGTTCGCGACCATCGTCCGCGATGTGACGGGCTCGGTGACCCGGCCCGACGGCATCCGCACTGAGACGCTTACGGGCACCCTTCTGCAGGGGCCGTTGCTGCCGCTGAATCCCGGCCTCGCAGATCGGCTCGCCGCGGCTGCCGCCGCGCACGCCGGGCTGGAGTACACGCCGGACTCCTCTCTCGCGGAGTTCGACCGATTCGCCGCGCGCTCCACGGAACGCATGCGCACGCACGTATCGTCGGTGTTCACGACCATCCAGTGA
- a CDS encoding MurT ligase domain-containing protein, whose protein sequence is MRRFFAILLGRLARFATRLRGGGSAFPGYLVRKVWPRFIEDVSAQWSHGVVFVLGSNGKSTTTHMVSELLRAHGLRVFTNPSGANLPQGIASAMLSEVTLSGKLPADVAVLEVDEAFAVDLAKLLSPRTVLMLNCQVDQLYRFYETERVADMMLDASVLATAHIVTNREDPLLSRVKERLGSRSVPAVSYFGVSDAVLAASKHGLLNAPDFRDGENASRPSALSEVRSFAGREATIAVSGSGSAGEVLSVELPARGLHYAIDAAAASATAKLVMAADFDPSKVVDAFSNMRPAYGRGEVIPFGDESVEFIMFKNGPSLQLNLDSLTTPPEQVMFALDEGTPDISWIYDVNFDSLDHVDVVTGEKAWQVALRLVYAGVPITAVEPDLEKAIEIMRRLPAPRDDRKLWFVNYEQMMLARKHLGFPDLETRL, encoded by the coding sequence GTGCGGCGTTTCTTCGCGATCCTGCTCGGCCGCCTCGCGCGGTTCGCCACACGGCTCAGAGGGGGAGGGTCGGCCTTCCCCGGCTATCTCGTGCGCAAGGTCTGGCCTCGGTTCATCGAGGACGTCTCAGCGCAGTGGAGCCACGGAGTCGTGTTCGTTCTCGGCTCGAACGGCAAGTCGACCACGACGCACATGGTGTCGGAGCTGCTGCGCGCACACGGCCTGCGTGTGTTCACGAATCCGAGTGGCGCCAACCTCCCGCAGGGCATCGCCTCGGCGATGCTCTCGGAGGTGACGCTGTCCGGCAAACTGCCCGCCGACGTCGCAGTGCTGGAGGTCGACGAGGCCTTCGCCGTCGACCTGGCGAAGCTGCTCAGCCCGCGCACCGTGCTGATGCTGAACTGCCAGGTCGACCAGCTCTACCGGTTCTATGAGACCGAGCGCGTGGCCGACATGATGCTGGATGCCTCCGTCCTGGCTACGGCGCACATCGTGACGAACCGCGAGGACCCGCTGCTCAGCCGTGTGAAGGAGCGCCTCGGATCGAGATCCGTGCCGGCCGTCTCGTACTTCGGAGTGTCGGATGCGGTGCTCGCCGCGAGCAAGCACGGCCTGTTGAACGCGCCCGACTTCCGCGACGGAGAGAACGCATCCCGTCCGTCCGCGCTGTCAGAGGTGCGTTCGTTCGCGGGGCGTGAGGCGACCATCGCCGTGAGCGGATCCGGCTCGGCAGGCGAGGTACTGAGCGTCGAGCTGCCCGCGCGCGGACTGCACTATGCGATCGATGCCGCAGCGGCATCCGCCACCGCGAAGCTGGTGATGGCTGCCGACTTCGACCCGTCGAAGGTGGTCGACGCGTTCTCGAACATGCGGCCGGCTTACGGTCGCGGCGAGGTGATCCCGTTCGGCGACGAGTCGGTCGAGTTCATCATGTTCAAGAACGGCCCCAGCCTCCAGCTGAACCTCGACTCGCTGACCACGCCGCCCGAGCAGGTGATGTTCGCCCTCGACGAGGGAACTCCGGACATCTCGTGGATCTACGACGTGAACTTCGACTCGCTCGACCACGTCGACGTCGTCACGGGTGAGAAGGCCTGGCAGGTCGCGCTGCGACTCGTCTACGCCGGCGTGCCGATCACCGCCGTCGAGCCTGATCTGGAGAAGGCGATCGAGATCATGCGTCGCCTCCCCGCCCCGCGCGACGACCGCAAGCTGTGGTTCGTGAACTACGAGCAGATGATGCTCGCCCGCAAGCACCTCGGATTCCCCGACCTGGAGACCCGCCTGTGA